A genome region from Oncorhynchus gorbuscha isolate QuinsamMale2020 ecotype Even-year linkage group LG26, OgorEven_v1.0, whole genome shotgun sequence includes the following:
- the LOC124016536 gene encoding suppressor of cytokine signaling 7-like isoform X2, which translates to MNNAQDMSPDFVLMRLVSAAEDDRLDEENGNLSSGGVVAGLGKEVLAHSNMKGGLEFSRDPKTGLAHSGHLSSLNNAQQSCGTAAPDTGVMATRPSVPITLPPQSAMEAKGFEFAHRGGLRPQLLVFPNILRDGEEILDRESDGRNQSREHIGLDKSSGSVSDLSGGINNNTLSAGDTQQQNHLSRSWGLHPRVALSTVAADIEGGELCHRHRLITNPLDWPPLSDKSNPLTMIESKWGCTTGELPSGPVFDLARRFGELGLGAVPKILFKDGEMPQCSCQGAHGPAPAGMGHGDDPTETSDALLVLEGLGTGDVASLGITGCPDDDSDESRARRVQKMSGAFSLSSFQAELTRQMEGVAGEPCPSAHGDAQVCSLHGNAPNPTQQSPGDTEQNPEVSKLPGASAATPSSDRPVSPNPSQASTPRKRADKCVSAPRTPNGRGSDGEKTLKVPGKSRKGSLKIRLSKLFRTKSCSGSNSLLDKRPSVAFSISSAGSLTDMASGSGGEHDVDSQPRMTRAQSAFSPASFAPFTDDIGGPQPGPFLVGVMGASLQSLPLPLPPPHPSHATIQHSISLNDAFLRALPHSTSSQLLSAPPSSRLAPPPRLCPLRRPEASNFTASLRELEKCGWYWGPMNWEDAEMKLKGKPDGAFLVRDSSDPRYILSLSFRSQGVTHHTRMEHYRGTFSLWCHPKFEDRCHSVVEFIERAIMHSKNGKFLYFLRSRVPGLPPTPVQLLYPVSRFSNVKSLQHLCRFCIRQMVRIDHIQELPLPKPLIMYLRKFYYYDAEEEMYLSIKSIRPGAGVEQEAESQT; encoded by the exons ATGAACAACGCGCAAGATATGTCTCCCGATTTTGTCTTGATGCGCCTGGTTTCCGCGGCCGAGGATGACCGCTTAGACGAGGAGAATGGGAATCTGTCGTCGGGTGGAGTGGTGGCAGGACTCGGTAAAGAGGTCTTGGCTCATAGCAACATGAAAGGGGGCTTGGAATTCTCCCGAGATCCCAAGACAGGCCTCGCGCATTCCGGGCATCTCTCTTCGCTGAACAATGCACAACAGAGCTGCGGAACGGCGGCACCTGACACCGGGGTGATGGCAACTAGACCTTCGGTGCCTATTACTCTTCCTCCACAGAGCGCTATGGAGGCCAAGGGCTTTGAGTTCGCTCACAGAGGCGGCTTACGGCCTCAGCTCCTTGTGTTTCCTAACATATTGAGGGATGGTGAGGAGATTTTAGACCGTGAATCCGACGGTCGGAATCAGTCGAGGGAACATATTGGTTTGGACAAGAGCTCCGGCTCTGTCTCCGACCTAAGCGGAGGCATCAATAACAATACGCTCAGCGCCGGCGACACGCAACAGCAGAACCATCTGTCCCGGAGCTGGGGTCTGCATCCCCGGGTGGCATTATCCACTGTTGCTGCCGATATCGAGGGAGGTGAGCTATGTCATCGGCACCGTTTGATCACCAACCCATTAGACTGGCCTCCCTTATCGGATAAATCCAATCCTCTCACCATGATAGAGTCGAAATGGGGGTGCACAACCGGGGAACTGCCCAGCGGCCCAGTGTTCGACCTGGCCAGAAGGTTCGGGGAGCTGGGGCTCGGCGCGGTACCCAAGATATTATTCAAGGACGGGGAGATGCCACAGTGCTCGTGTCAGGGTGCACATGGGCCGGCACCGGCGGGGATGGGGCATGGGGATGACCCGACTGAGACTAGCGATGCTTTGTTGGTTCTGGAGGGGCTGGGGACTGGGGACGTGGCCAGCCTGGGTATCACTGGCTGCCCGGACGACGATTCGGATGAAAGTCGAGCACGTAGAGTTCAAAAGATGTCCGGTGCATTTTCTCTCAGTAGCTTTCAAGCAGAGTTGACTAGACAGATGGAAGGGGTGGCTGGAGAACCTTGTCCGTCGGCGCACGGTGACGCACAAGTATGTAGCCTGCATGGAAACGCACCTAACCCAACTCAACAGAGCCCGGGAGATACAGAACAGAATCCGGAGGTGTCGAAATTACCTGGGGCCTCTGCGGCTACACCAAGCTCGGACCGACCTGTCAGTCCAAACCCTAGCCAGGCATCAACACCCCGGAAGCGGGCAGACAAGTGCGTCAGTGCGCCCCGGACTCCAAACGGTCGGGGAAGCGACGGAGAGAAAACACTAAAAGTTCCAGGGAAGTCCAGAAAGGGCTCACTTAAAATACGCCTGAGTAAACTTTTCAGAACTAAAAGCTGTAGTGGTTCCAATAGCCTTCTGGATAAGAGGCCATCAGTGGCCTTTTCAATCTCTTCCGCTGGAAGTCTGACGGACATGGCCAGTGGAAGTGGTGGGGAGCATGACGTGGACAG CCAACCCAGAATGACCAGGGCCCAAAGTGCCTTCTCTCCTGCTTCCTTTGCTCCTTTCACCG ATGACATAGGTGGGCCGCAGCCTGGTCCTTTCCTAGTGGGTGTTATGGGGGCCTCCCTACagtccctccccctgcctcttcctcctcctcatccctcccatGCCACCATCCagcatagtatcagcctcaatg ATGCATTCCTCCGGGCCCTGCCTCACTCCACCTCTTCACAGCTCCTCTCAGCTCCTCCCTCTTCCAGGTTGGCCCCGCCCCCAAGGCTCTGTCCTCTGAGGCGGCCTGAGGCCAGCAACTTCACCGCTAGTCTGAGAGAGCTGGAAAAG TGTGGCTGGTACTGGGGTCCTATGAACTGGGAAGATGCAGAGATGAAGTTGAAGGGGAAGCCTGACGGGGCGTTCCTGGTGAGGGACAGTTCTGACCCCCGCTACATCCTCAGCCTCAGCTTCCGCTCCCAGGGAGTCACACACCATACGCGCATGGAGCACTACAGAG GGACATTCAGCTTGTGGTGTCACCCCAAGTTTGAGGACCGATGTCATTCTGTGGTGGAGTTTATCGAGCGAGCCATCATGCACTCCAAGAATGGAAAATTCCTCTACTTCCTGCGATCACGTGTGCCAG ggctCCCCCCTACCCCGGTGCAGCTGCTCTACCCAGTGTCCCGGTTCAGCAACGTCAAGTCCCTGCAGCACCTCTGCCGCTTCTGTATCAGACAAATGGTCCGCATCGACCACATCCAGGAGCTGCCGCTGCCCAA accaCTGATCATGTACCTGAGGAAGTTCTACTACTACGATGCAGAGGAAGAGATGTACCTGTCAATCAAGAGCATTCGACCAGGGGCTGGAGTAGAACAAGAGGCCGAGTCTCAGACGTAA
- the LOC124016536 gene encoding suppressor of cytokine signaling 7-like isoform X1 — MNNAQDMSPDFVLMRLVSAAEDDRLDEENGNLSSGGVVAGLGKEVLAHSNMKGGLEFSRDPKTGLAHSGHLSSLNNAQQSCGTAAPDTGVMATRPSVPITLPPQSAMEAKGFEFAHRGGLRPQLLVFPNILRDGEEILDRESDGRNQSREHIGLDKSSGSVSDLSGGINNNTLSAGDTQQQNHLSRSWGLHPRVALSTVAADIEGGELCHRHRLITNPLDWPPLSDKSNPLTMIESKWGCTTGELPSGPVFDLARRFGELGLGAVPKILFKDGEMPQCSCQGAHGPAPAGMGHGDDPTETSDALLVLEGLGTGDVASLGITGCPDDDSDESRARRVQKMSGAFSLSSFQAELTRQMEGVAGEPCPSAHGDAQVCSLHGNAPNPTQQSPGDTEQNPEVSKLPGASAATPSSDRPVSPNPSQASTPRKRADKCVSAPRTPNGRGSDGEKTLKVPGKSRKGSLKIRLSKLFRTKSCSGSNSLLDKRPSVAFSISSAGSLTDMASGSGGEHDVDSQPRMTRAQSAFSPASFAPFTGETVSLVDVDISRRGANTRHPPTPPPPPRRSLSLLDDIGGPQPGPFLVGVMGASLQSLPLPLPPPHPSHATIQHSISLNDAFLRALPHSTSSQLLSAPPSSRLAPPPRLCPLRRPEASNFTASLRELEKCGWYWGPMNWEDAEMKLKGKPDGAFLVRDSSDPRYILSLSFRSQGVTHHTRMEHYRGTFSLWCHPKFEDRCHSVVEFIERAIMHSKNGKFLYFLRSRVPGLPPTPVQLLYPVSRFSNVKSLQHLCRFCIRQMVRIDHIQELPLPKPLIMYLRKFYYYDAEEEMYLSIKSIRPGAGVEQEAESQT; from the exons ATGAACAACGCGCAAGATATGTCTCCCGATTTTGTCTTGATGCGCCTGGTTTCCGCGGCCGAGGATGACCGCTTAGACGAGGAGAATGGGAATCTGTCGTCGGGTGGAGTGGTGGCAGGACTCGGTAAAGAGGTCTTGGCTCATAGCAACATGAAAGGGGGCTTGGAATTCTCCCGAGATCCCAAGACAGGCCTCGCGCATTCCGGGCATCTCTCTTCGCTGAACAATGCACAACAGAGCTGCGGAACGGCGGCACCTGACACCGGGGTGATGGCAACTAGACCTTCGGTGCCTATTACTCTTCCTCCACAGAGCGCTATGGAGGCCAAGGGCTTTGAGTTCGCTCACAGAGGCGGCTTACGGCCTCAGCTCCTTGTGTTTCCTAACATATTGAGGGATGGTGAGGAGATTTTAGACCGTGAATCCGACGGTCGGAATCAGTCGAGGGAACATATTGGTTTGGACAAGAGCTCCGGCTCTGTCTCCGACCTAAGCGGAGGCATCAATAACAATACGCTCAGCGCCGGCGACACGCAACAGCAGAACCATCTGTCCCGGAGCTGGGGTCTGCATCCCCGGGTGGCATTATCCACTGTTGCTGCCGATATCGAGGGAGGTGAGCTATGTCATCGGCACCGTTTGATCACCAACCCATTAGACTGGCCTCCCTTATCGGATAAATCCAATCCTCTCACCATGATAGAGTCGAAATGGGGGTGCACAACCGGGGAACTGCCCAGCGGCCCAGTGTTCGACCTGGCCAGAAGGTTCGGGGAGCTGGGGCTCGGCGCGGTACCCAAGATATTATTCAAGGACGGGGAGATGCCACAGTGCTCGTGTCAGGGTGCACATGGGCCGGCACCGGCGGGGATGGGGCATGGGGATGACCCGACTGAGACTAGCGATGCTTTGTTGGTTCTGGAGGGGCTGGGGACTGGGGACGTGGCCAGCCTGGGTATCACTGGCTGCCCGGACGACGATTCGGATGAAAGTCGAGCACGTAGAGTTCAAAAGATGTCCGGTGCATTTTCTCTCAGTAGCTTTCAAGCAGAGTTGACTAGACAGATGGAAGGGGTGGCTGGAGAACCTTGTCCGTCGGCGCACGGTGACGCACAAGTATGTAGCCTGCATGGAAACGCACCTAACCCAACTCAACAGAGCCCGGGAGATACAGAACAGAATCCGGAGGTGTCGAAATTACCTGGGGCCTCTGCGGCTACACCAAGCTCGGACCGACCTGTCAGTCCAAACCCTAGCCAGGCATCAACACCCCGGAAGCGGGCAGACAAGTGCGTCAGTGCGCCCCGGACTCCAAACGGTCGGGGAAGCGACGGAGAGAAAACACTAAAAGTTCCAGGGAAGTCCAGAAAGGGCTCACTTAAAATACGCCTGAGTAAACTTTTCAGAACTAAAAGCTGTAGTGGTTCCAATAGCCTTCTGGATAAGAGGCCATCAGTGGCCTTTTCAATCTCTTCCGCTGGAAGTCTGACGGACATGGCCAGTGGAAGTGGTGGGGAGCATGACGTGGACAG CCAACCCAGAATGACCAGGGCCCAAAGTGCCTTCTCTCCTGCTTCCTTTGCTCCTTTCACCG GTGAGACTGTTTCATTGGTGGATGTGGATATTTCGAGGAGAGGAGCGAACACTCGGCACCCTCCCACGCCTCCACCTCCGCCACGCAGAAGTCTCAGTCTATTAG ATGACATAGGTGGGCCGCAGCCTGGTCCTTTCCTAGTGGGTGTTATGGGGGCCTCCCTACagtccctccccctgcctcttcctcctcctcatccctcccatGCCACCATCCagcatagtatcagcctcaatg ATGCATTCCTCCGGGCCCTGCCTCACTCCACCTCTTCACAGCTCCTCTCAGCTCCTCCCTCTTCCAGGTTGGCCCCGCCCCCAAGGCTCTGTCCTCTGAGGCGGCCTGAGGCCAGCAACTTCACCGCTAGTCTGAGAGAGCTGGAAAAG TGTGGCTGGTACTGGGGTCCTATGAACTGGGAAGATGCAGAGATGAAGTTGAAGGGGAAGCCTGACGGGGCGTTCCTGGTGAGGGACAGTTCTGACCCCCGCTACATCCTCAGCCTCAGCTTCCGCTCCCAGGGAGTCACACACCATACGCGCATGGAGCACTACAGAG GGACATTCAGCTTGTGGTGTCACCCCAAGTTTGAGGACCGATGTCATTCTGTGGTGGAGTTTATCGAGCGAGCCATCATGCACTCCAAGAATGGAAAATTCCTCTACTTCCTGCGATCACGTGTGCCAG ggctCCCCCCTACCCCGGTGCAGCTGCTCTACCCAGTGTCCCGGTTCAGCAACGTCAAGTCCCTGCAGCACCTCTGCCGCTTCTGTATCAGACAAATGGTCCGCATCGACCACATCCAGGAGCTGCCGCTGCCCAA accaCTGATCATGTACCTGAGGAAGTTCTACTACTACGATGCAGAGGAAGAGATGTACCTGTCAATCAAGAGCATTCGACCAGGGGCTGGAGTAGAACAAGAGGCCGAGTCTCAGACGTAA
- the LOC124016536 gene encoding suppressor of cytokine signaling 7-like isoform X3 gives MNNAQDMSPDFVLMRLVSAAEDDRLDEENGNLSSGGVVAGLGKEVLAHSNMKGGLEFSRDPKTGLAHSGHLSSLNNAQQSCGTAAPDTGVMATRPSVPITLPPQSAMEAKGFEFAHRGGLRPQLLVFPNILRDGEEILDRESDGRNQSREHIGLDKSSGSVSDLSGGINNNTLSAGDTQQQNHLSRSWGLHPRVALSTVAADIEGGELCHRHRLITNPLDWPPLSDKSNPLTMIESKWGCTTGELPSGPVFDLARRFGELGLGAVPKILFKDGEMPQCSCQGAHGPAPAGMGHGDDPTETSDALLVLEGLGTGDVASLGITGCPDDDSDESRARRVQKMSGAFSLSSFQAELTRQMEGVAGEPCPSAHGDAQVCSLHGNAPNPTQQSPGDTEQNPEVSKLPGASAATPSSDRPVSPNPSQASTPRKRADKCVSAPRTPNGRGSDGEKTLKVPGKSRKGSLKIRLSKLFRTKSCSGSNSLLDKRPSVAFSISSAGSLTDMASGSGGEHDVDSQPRMTRAQSAFSPASFAPFTGETVSLVDVDISRRGANTRHPPTPPPPPRRSLSLLDAFLRALPHSTSSQLLSAPPSSRLAPPPRLCPLRRPEASNFTASLRELEKCGWYWGPMNWEDAEMKLKGKPDGAFLVRDSSDPRYILSLSFRSQGVTHHTRMEHYRGTFSLWCHPKFEDRCHSVVEFIERAIMHSKNGKFLYFLRSRVPGLPPTPVQLLYPVSRFSNVKSLQHLCRFCIRQMVRIDHIQELPLPKPLIMYLRKFYYYDAEEEMYLSIKSIRPGAGVEQEAESQT, from the exons ATGAACAACGCGCAAGATATGTCTCCCGATTTTGTCTTGATGCGCCTGGTTTCCGCGGCCGAGGATGACCGCTTAGACGAGGAGAATGGGAATCTGTCGTCGGGTGGAGTGGTGGCAGGACTCGGTAAAGAGGTCTTGGCTCATAGCAACATGAAAGGGGGCTTGGAATTCTCCCGAGATCCCAAGACAGGCCTCGCGCATTCCGGGCATCTCTCTTCGCTGAACAATGCACAACAGAGCTGCGGAACGGCGGCACCTGACACCGGGGTGATGGCAACTAGACCTTCGGTGCCTATTACTCTTCCTCCACAGAGCGCTATGGAGGCCAAGGGCTTTGAGTTCGCTCACAGAGGCGGCTTACGGCCTCAGCTCCTTGTGTTTCCTAACATATTGAGGGATGGTGAGGAGATTTTAGACCGTGAATCCGACGGTCGGAATCAGTCGAGGGAACATATTGGTTTGGACAAGAGCTCCGGCTCTGTCTCCGACCTAAGCGGAGGCATCAATAACAATACGCTCAGCGCCGGCGACACGCAACAGCAGAACCATCTGTCCCGGAGCTGGGGTCTGCATCCCCGGGTGGCATTATCCACTGTTGCTGCCGATATCGAGGGAGGTGAGCTATGTCATCGGCACCGTTTGATCACCAACCCATTAGACTGGCCTCCCTTATCGGATAAATCCAATCCTCTCACCATGATAGAGTCGAAATGGGGGTGCACAACCGGGGAACTGCCCAGCGGCCCAGTGTTCGACCTGGCCAGAAGGTTCGGGGAGCTGGGGCTCGGCGCGGTACCCAAGATATTATTCAAGGACGGGGAGATGCCACAGTGCTCGTGTCAGGGTGCACATGGGCCGGCACCGGCGGGGATGGGGCATGGGGATGACCCGACTGAGACTAGCGATGCTTTGTTGGTTCTGGAGGGGCTGGGGACTGGGGACGTGGCCAGCCTGGGTATCACTGGCTGCCCGGACGACGATTCGGATGAAAGTCGAGCACGTAGAGTTCAAAAGATGTCCGGTGCATTTTCTCTCAGTAGCTTTCAAGCAGAGTTGACTAGACAGATGGAAGGGGTGGCTGGAGAACCTTGTCCGTCGGCGCACGGTGACGCACAAGTATGTAGCCTGCATGGAAACGCACCTAACCCAACTCAACAGAGCCCGGGAGATACAGAACAGAATCCGGAGGTGTCGAAATTACCTGGGGCCTCTGCGGCTACACCAAGCTCGGACCGACCTGTCAGTCCAAACCCTAGCCAGGCATCAACACCCCGGAAGCGGGCAGACAAGTGCGTCAGTGCGCCCCGGACTCCAAACGGTCGGGGAAGCGACGGAGAGAAAACACTAAAAGTTCCAGGGAAGTCCAGAAAGGGCTCACTTAAAATACGCCTGAGTAAACTTTTCAGAACTAAAAGCTGTAGTGGTTCCAATAGCCTTCTGGATAAGAGGCCATCAGTGGCCTTTTCAATCTCTTCCGCTGGAAGTCTGACGGACATGGCCAGTGGAAGTGGTGGGGAGCATGACGTGGACAG CCAACCCAGAATGACCAGGGCCCAAAGTGCCTTCTCTCCTGCTTCCTTTGCTCCTTTCACCG GTGAGACTGTTTCATTGGTGGATGTGGATATTTCGAGGAGAGGAGCGAACACTCGGCACCCTCCCACGCCTCCACCTCCGCCACGCAGAAGTCTCAGTCTATTAG ATGCATTCCTCCGGGCCCTGCCTCACTCCACCTCTTCACAGCTCCTCTCAGCTCCTCCCTCTTCCAGGTTGGCCCCGCCCCCAAGGCTCTGTCCTCTGAGGCGGCCTGAGGCCAGCAACTTCACCGCTAGTCTGAGAGAGCTGGAAAAG TGTGGCTGGTACTGGGGTCCTATGAACTGGGAAGATGCAGAGATGAAGTTGAAGGGGAAGCCTGACGGGGCGTTCCTGGTGAGGGACAGTTCTGACCCCCGCTACATCCTCAGCCTCAGCTTCCGCTCCCAGGGAGTCACACACCATACGCGCATGGAGCACTACAGAG GGACATTCAGCTTGTGGTGTCACCCCAAGTTTGAGGACCGATGTCATTCTGTGGTGGAGTTTATCGAGCGAGCCATCATGCACTCCAAGAATGGAAAATTCCTCTACTTCCTGCGATCACGTGTGCCAG ggctCCCCCCTACCCCGGTGCAGCTGCTCTACCCAGTGTCCCGGTTCAGCAACGTCAAGTCCCTGCAGCACCTCTGCCGCTTCTGTATCAGACAAATGGTCCGCATCGACCACATCCAGGAGCTGCCGCTGCCCAA accaCTGATCATGTACCTGAGGAAGTTCTACTACTACGATGCAGAGGAAGAGATGTACCTGTCAATCAAGAGCATTCGACCAGGGGCTGGAGTAGAACAAGAGGCCGAGTCTCAGACGTAA
- the LOC124016536 gene encoding suppressor of cytokine signaling 7-like isoform X4, which yields MNNAQDMSPDFVLMRLVSAAEDDRLDEENGNLSSGGVVAGLGKEVLAHSNMKGGLEFSRDPKTGLAHSGHLSSLNNAQQSCGTAAPDTGVMATRPSVPITLPPQSAMEAKGFEFAHRGGLRPQLLVFPNILRDGEEILDRESDGRNQSREHIGLDKSSGSVSDLSGGINNNTLSAGDTQQQNHLSRSWGLHPRVALSTVAADIEGGELCHRHRLITNPLDWPPLSDKSNPLTMIESKWGCTTGELPSGPVFDLARRFGELGLGAVPKILFKDGEMPQCSCQGAHGPAPAGMGHGDDPTETSDALLVLEGLGTGDVASLGITGCPDDDSDESRARRVQKMSGAFSLSSFQAELTRQMEGVAGEPCPSAHGDAQVCSLHGNAPNPTQQSPGDTEQNPEVSKLPGASAATPSSDRPVSPNPSQASTPRKRADKCVSAPRTPNGRGSDGEKTLKVPGKSRKGSLKIRLSKLFRTKSCSGSNSLLDKRPSVAFSISSAGSLTDMASGSGGEHDVDSQPRMTRAQSAFSPASFAPFTDAFLRALPHSTSSQLLSAPPSSRLAPPPRLCPLRRPEASNFTASLRELEKCGWYWGPMNWEDAEMKLKGKPDGAFLVRDSSDPRYILSLSFRSQGVTHHTRMEHYRGTFSLWCHPKFEDRCHSVVEFIERAIMHSKNGKFLYFLRSRVPGLPPTPVQLLYPVSRFSNVKSLQHLCRFCIRQMVRIDHIQELPLPKPLIMYLRKFYYYDAEEEMYLSIKSIRPGAGVEQEAESQT from the exons ATGAACAACGCGCAAGATATGTCTCCCGATTTTGTCTTGATGCGCCTGGTTTCCGCGGCCGAGGATGACCGCTTAGACGAGGAGAATGGGAATCTGTCGTCGGGTGGAGTGGTGGCAGGACTCGGTAAAGAGGTCTTGGCTCATAGCAACATGAAAGGGGGCTTGGAATTCTCCCGAGATCCCAAGACAGGCCTCGCGCATTCCGGGCATCTCTCTTCGCTGAACAATGCACAACAGAGCTGCGGAACGGCGGCACCTGACACCGGGGTGATGGCAACTAGACCTTCGGTGCCTATTACTCTTCCTCCACAGAGCGCTATGGAGGCCAAGGGCTTTGAGTTCGCTCACAGAGGCGGCTTACGGCCTCAGCTCCTTGTGTTTCCTAACATATTGAGGGATGGTGAGGAGATTTTAGACCGTGAATCCGACGGTCGGAATCAGTCGAGGGAACATATTGGTTTGGACAAGAGCTCCGGCTCTGTCTCCGACCTAAGCGGAGGCATCAATAACAATACGCTCAGCGCCGGCGACACGCAACAGCAGAACCATCTGTCCCGGAGCTGGGGTCTGCATCCCCGGGTGGCATTATCCACTGTTGCTGCCGATATCGAGGGAGGTGAGCTATGTCATCGGCACCGTTTGATCACCAACCCATTAGACTGGCCTCCCTTATCGGATAAATCCAATCCTCTCACCATGATAGAGTCGAAATGGGGGTGCACAACCGGGGAACTGCCCAGCGGCCCAGTGTTCGACCTGGCCAGAAGGTTCGGGGAGCTGGGGCTCGGCGCGGTACCCAAGATATTATTCAAGGACGGGGAGATGCCACAGTGCTCGTGTCAGGGTGCACATGGGCCGGCACCGGCGGGGATGGGGCATGGGGATGACCCGACTGAGACTAGCGATGCTTTGTTGGTTCTGGAGGGGCTGGGGACTGGGGACGTGGCCAGCCTGGGTATCACTGGCTGCCCGGACGACGATTCGGATGAAAGTCGAGCACGTAGAGTTCAAAAGATGTCCGGTGCATTTTCTCTCAGTAGCTTTCAAGCAGAGTTGACTAGACAGATGGAAGGGGTGGCTGGAGAACCTTGTCCGTCGGCGCACGGTGACGCACAAGTATGTAGCCTGCATGGAAACGCACCTAACCCAACTCAACAGAGCCCGGGAGATACAGAACAGAATCCGGAGGTGTCGAAATTACCTGGGGCCTCTGCGGCTACACCAAGCTCGGACCGACCTGTCAGTCCAAACCCTAGCCAGGCATCAACACCCCGGAAGCGGGCAGACAAGTGCGTCAGTGCGCCCCGGACTCCAAACGGTCGGGGAAGCGACGGAGAGAAAACACTAAAAGTTCCAGGGAAGTCCAGAAAGGGCTCACTTAAAATACGCCTGAGTAAACTTTTCAGAACTAAAAGCTGTAGTGGTTCCAATAGCCTTCTGGATAAGAGGCCATCAGTGGCCTTTTCAATCTCTTCCGCTGGAAGTCTGACGGACATGGCCAGTGGAAGTGGTGGGGAGCATGACGTGGACAG CCAACCCAGAATGACCAGGGCCCAAAGTGCCTTCTCTCCTGCTTCCTTTGCTCCTTTCACCG ATGCATTCCTCCGGGCCCTGCCTCACTCCACCTCTTCACAGCTCCTCTCAGCTCCTCCCTCTTCCAGGTTGGCCCCGCCCCCAAGGCTCTGTCCTCTGAGGCGGCCTGAGGCCAGCAACTTCACCGCTAGTCTGAGAGAGCTGGAAAAG TGTGGCTGGTACTGGGGTCCTATGAACTGGGAAGATGCAGAGATGAAGTTGAAGGGGAAGCCTGACGGGGCGTTCCTGGTGAGGGACAGTTCTGACCCCCGCTACATCCTCAGCCTCAGCTTCCGCTCCCAGGGAGTCACACACCATACGCGCATGGAGCACTACAGAG GGACATTCAGCTTGTGGTGTCACCCCAAGTTTGAGGACCGATGTCATTCTGTGGTGGAGTTTATCGAGCGAGCCATCATGCACTCCAAGAATGGAAAATTCCTCTACTTCCTGCGATCACGTGTGCCAG ggctCCCCCCTACCCCGGTGCAGCTGCTCTACCCAGTGTCCCGGTTCAGCAACGTCAAGTCCCTGCAGCACCTCTGCCGCTTCTGTATCAGACAAATGGTCCGCATCGACCACATCCAGGAGCTGCCGCTGCCCAA accaCTGATCATGTACCTGAGGAAGTTCTACTACTACGATGCAGAGGAAGAGATGTACCTGTCAATCAAGAGCATTCGACCAGGGGCTGGAGTAGAACAAGAGGCCGAGTCTCAGACGTAA